TTCTTGATCTGCTCTCTGAACTTAGACTGTGTCACTCCATAAAtaaaagtgtttgtgcagcaattattGTTCTGTAGCATGTATGCAACTTGTTCAAATAGATAAGGAGAATCACCATCGAGGTGATGTGTAACATCACAGAAATATAAAACATAAGGAAACCACAACATTATGAAGCTGCCGgaaatggtgaagagtaaaatcacagacttccttctgctctccatctctggatcactGCGAGTCTCTCCCTTACTCTGACCCCCTCAGTCCTGTCCGGGCCCGACTggccactaaaatgtgtctgactgccAGAGCATTAAGCAACAGGATGAATGCAAATGCAGGCAATGGTGTTAAAATCATATTAAGCCAGTCAAATGCTACATTTCCAGCTGATTAAAATCGCTTGGATTTTCAGAGCAGAACCATGATACATTGCCAACCCTCTCTCAGATAGAGGCCTTCGCGCTGATACAGGCCCTCGTGCTGATACGGGCCCTCGCGCTGATACGGGCCCTCACGCTGATACAGTCAATCACACTTATACAGTCAGTCACACTTATACAGTCAGTCAGTCACACTTATACAGTCAGTCACACTTTTAAAGTCAGTCAGATTGATACAACTCCTAACGCTGATGCAGCCCCCTGCACTCCtgcagcccccctccctcctgcagccccccctccctcctgcagccACCCCCGCACTCCTGCAGCCACCCCCGCACTCCTGCAGCCCCCCGCACTCCAGCAGCCCCCCGCACTCCAGCAGCCCCCCGCACTCCTGCAGCCCCCCCGCACTCCTGCAGCCCCCCGCACTCCTGCAGCCCCCCTGCACTCCTGCAGCCCCCCTGCACTCCTGCAGCCCCCCTGCACTCCTGCAGCCCCCCTGCAACCCCCCCGGCACTCCCGCagcccccccgcactcccgcagcccccccgcactccccccgcactcccgcagcccccccgcactcccgcagCCCCCCGCACCCCTGCAGCCCCCCGCACTCCTGCAGCCCCCCGCACTCCCGCAGCCCCCCGCACTCCCGCagcccccccgcactcccgcagcccccccgcactcccgcagcccccccgcactcccgcagcccccccgcactcccgcagcccccccgcactcccgcagCCCCCCGCACTCCTGCAGCCCCCCGCACTCCCGCACTCCCGCAGCCCCCCGCACTCCCGCAGCCCCCCGCACTCCCGCagcccccccgcactcccgcagcccccccgcactcccgcagcccccccgcactcccgcagcccccccgcactcccgcagcccccccgcactcccgcagcccccccgcactcccgcagCCCCCCGCACTCCCGCAGCCCCCCGCACTCCTGCAGCCCCTCATTCTAAGACAGTCCCAGATTTGAAAGCAGCCCCTCACAGTAATACAGTCCATCACTGTAATACATCCCTCACTCGGAAACAGCCCTCACACTCCGATGCAGCCCCGCACTCCGATGCAGCAAACTCGCTCCGATACTGCCCCTCGCTCCGATACTGCCCCTCACTCCGGTACAGCCCAtcgcactgatacagcccctcacactgatacagcccctcacactgatacagcccctcagagagagagagagatggagaagaaaaccaggcagaaagacagtgagtgacagagagaaaaaaagatagagggaaagagagtgaaggGAAGAAAGGctcaagagagagagtgagagagagcaagagggataGTGAAATAGGGAGAGTAATACAAAAGGGACAGAgatcaagaaagagagagaagggagtgaAAGAGAGGGGAAGTGGAGAGGCAAGTCAGACGCCAGAATGTTACAGACGTTCgcgcgggtgggattttcccatcccactgcagtgaacagagattttaccgggcgccaaattctccggctTCGCTGCaccgggagcgtggcatgaacggcaggtaagattgcgcccacagagtgagagggagggtctACAGTGATGGGGTGAAATAAATTGAGGAGGAGAGAAAAGACATTGAGAGTGTAGAGAGAGTAAGAGACAGGGAAAGAAGATAGAGAGGTGAGGAGTTGGAGAGAGGGGTAGGGAGAGTAAGtaagggagaggggaaaggaggggagagggagggaaggtgaaGGTTGTCATGGCACACGGTTATGATACCACAAACTTTTCGAAAGCAGGgactgataaagtaaatgtagaccaaatgtttcctcttatgggacaatctagaacaagaggtcacaggtatagattgagaggCGGCAGAGTTAAACCTGAGATGACGAGGAGCTACTTCTCACTGGAACTCATTGCCCCGCAGcggggagtctgaatcgttgaacggTTTCAAGGAGGAGATTTTTTCTAATAAAAAAtgggataaggggaacaggtggggagatggatttgagaccagggagaggtcagccatgatctgattgaatggcgacgcaggctcaaagggctgaaatgcGTACTTcggctcctaattcctgtgttcctatggaTTTGAGTAGGtcagtgtatgtgtatgtgagcgtgtgtgtgtaaatgtgtgattctgtgtgtgttggcctgaatgtgtttgtgagtgtgaatatatttgtgtgaatgtgtgtgtgtgtgagagactatatgtgcgagtttgtgtgtgtgaataaagaacaaagaacaatacagcacaggaacaggcccttcggccctccaagcccacgccactccctggtccaaacgagaccattcttttgtatccctccattcccactccgttcatatggctatctagataagtcttaaacgttcccagtgtgtccgcctctaccaccttgcccggcagcgcattccaggcccccaccaccctctgcgtaaaatacgtccttctgatatccgtgttaaatctccccccgctcaccttgaacctatgacccctcgtgaacgtcaccaccgacctgagaaaaagcttcccaccgttcatcctatctatgcctttcataattttatacacctctattaggtcacccctcatcctccgtctttccagtgagaacaaccccagtttacccaatctctcctcataactaagctcttccataccaggcaacatcctggtaaacctcctctgcactctctctaaagcctccacgtccttctggtagtgtggcgaccagaactgggcacagtattccaaatgcggccgaaccaacgttctatacaactgcaacatcagaccccaacttttatactctatgccccgtcctataaaagcaagcatgccatatgccttcttcactaccttctccacctgtgatgtcaccttcaaggatacgCGTGCGCATATCTGCATGTGTGTGCTTGCCTGAatgcgtgtgagtatgtgtgcgcgtgtgcgtgcgtgcatgtgcgtgcgtgcgcTTGAAtgcatgaatgtgtgtgtgtgtgggcggtacAGGagtacagtgttagcactgctgcctcatagcaccagggacccaggttcaattcctggtttgggtcactgtgcgaagtttgcatgttcttcccgtgtctgcgtgggttttctctggtttcGTCCACAATCCggacatgccggttaggtacattggctatgccaGGTTCTTCCTcagtgggcggagaagtggcagatggacttcaacccagataaatgtgtcgtggtccattttggcaggtcaaatgggatgaaggagtactatataaagggaaagactcagtactgtagaggatcagaaggaccttggggtccgggtccataggactctaaaatcggccccgcaggtggaggaggtggttaagaaggcgtatggtgtgctggcctttatcaatcgagggattgagtttcggagtccggggataatgatgccgctatataagacccttgtcagaccccacttggagtactgtgctcagttctggtcacctcattgcaggaaggatgtggaaaagattgaaagggtgcagaggagattgacaaggatgttgcctggattgagtggcatgccttatgaggataggctgagggagctcggtcttttctccttggagagacgtaggatgagaggagacctaatagaggtatataagatgttgagaagcatagatcaggtggactctcagaggctttttcccagggtggaaatggcagctacaagaggacacagctttaaggtgctggggtgtaggtacaggggagatgttagagggaagtttttcacacagagggtggtgggcgagtggaattggctgccatcagtggtggtggaggcaaactcaatagggtcttttaagagactcctggatgagtacatgggacttaataggatggagggttagagatagacctaaaaggtagggatatgttcggcacaacttgtggggccgaagggcctgttttgtgctgtagttttctctgtttctatgtttacccgaacaggcgctggaatgtggcagcGAGGagaattttcagagtaacttcattgcagtgttaatgtaagcctacttgtgacactaataaataataaataaactgtatgtGTTTGTCTGAATGTCTGATTCTCTTTCAGAgaggcggtgcagacttgataggccggatggcctctttctgcacttgagGGATTCtattgttttgtgtgtgtgtgtgtgaatgcgtttttcctgaatgtatgtgtgaagtgtgtttttgtgttaatatatgtgtgtgtgtgtgtgtgtgtgtgtgtgtgtgactgtgtagtaggtttgtgtgtgcatgtgtgattgtgtgtgtgcaagaatctgtgtgtgtgtgaatgtgttttccCTGaattagaaaattacagcacaggaacaggcccttcggccctccaagaatgTGTGATTTTGTGTTAATatacatgtgtatgtgtgtggctttgtgaggtttgtgtgtgtgcatatgtgaatgtgtgtgtatgagaatctgtatgtgtgcgcacatgtgtgaatgtgtttttcctgaatgtgtgtgaatgtacgtttttgtgttaatgtgtgtgtgtgtgtaggtttgagtgtgcatgtgattgtgtgtgtctgagaatctgtatgtgtgaatgtgtttttcctgaatgtgtgtgtgaatgtgtgtgagagaatctgtgtgtgtgtgtgtgagactatgtgAGTAGATTTGTATATGTGTatatgtggatgtgtgtgtgagataatctgtgcgtgtgtgtatatatgtgtgtgtgtgtgtttgagagtgagtTGGGGCATTTTCAAAGATTATACTTTCATATTtcacactgtatgttaataaatttTGCCTTTCGACTTGACAAGAATGGTTTTATAACAAATTGTGAATTTTGAAACCTGGGCATTGAGTATTCAGAGATGACAAGGTaaagtatttatttggctgtATAACAAGCTGGAAAAGTATTTCAAATATATGTTGTGACCCATGGAGTAGTTCGCTCCTCCCATTTCGATTATAAGAAAACGGAGGAGGATgggggagtggagagagggagagaaaaagagagagagcacggtgaagaaggtgggagagacaggggaagagagagggggagaagaggagtgggagagaggggcaggagaCAGCAGGACGGAGAGGGAGGCAATAGACGGagaggagtgggagagagggtctGTCAGAGTAAGAGGAAGGAAAGAGGAGGTgccaagagagagggggagagaaagcgCAGTAGacgaggtgggtgggggaggggaccaagaggagggggatgggggggctgagagagggagaagaggTGAAGAGAGGGTGCCAAGCGAGACGAAGGAGGGAAGAGGGGGGTGCCAAGAGAAAGGGAATGGAGGTGAGAGGGGTCTAAGGGacaggagggggaaagagggagttgagacaGTCGaggaggggagagtgtggtgCCAAgatagagggagaggaggaagagagagggaggaggaagagagaggtagaggaggggagagtgtggtgCCAAgatagagggagaggaggaagagagaggaaggaggaagagagtggTAGAGGAGGGGCAAGGGGaccgaaaggagggagagagagaggggcgtagTAAAGAGGGATCAAGCGGGAagagaggaagagtgcagaagaaagGAAGGGGGAAAAGGGAAAAAGTGAGGGAGGATCAGAAATGGGGAGAAGGGGAGAGTGGacgagtgaggaggagagagtgagcgatgcAGGATTTCGAGTGAGTAAAGCAGGGAGTGAGGCAGCAGCAAACATGAATTAGCACCACCCAACCATCCCAGCTCAGCATTGAACAAAGACCGAGAGACTGAGGGTGGAGCCAGACCAAAAGAGAGATTTCCTTCACGAATAGAAACATCACTGAGGGGTGGAGCAAAGAGGGAGCAAACTCTAAAAATGCAGAACACTCTGCAGAGGGAACGAGAGAGCCAGAAAGAGGGGGAACCAGAGACAGTAACAATGGCAACACAGGAAGTAGTGGGTGGTTTGGTCAAGCTTTCGGCAGTCAGTTGTGAAATTCAGGCCATTGTCAGATCAGTAAGTGTTTAACTTTCAATATCCCCTTTATTACCTCAACGAACGAACGAACGCGCGcacacagcactgtccctctgacagtgcggcactccctcagtactgagcctctgacaatgcagcactccctcagtactgagcctctgacagtgcagcactcgctcagtcctgaccctctgacagtgcgacactccctcagtactgaccctctgacagtgcggcactccctcagtactgaccctctgacagtgcggcactccctcagtactgaccctctgacagtgtggcactccctcagtactgaccctctgacagtgcggcgctccctcagtactgaccctctgacagtgcagcactccctcagtactgaccctctgacagtgcggcgctccctccgtactgaccctctgacagtgcggcactccctctgtactgaccctctgacagtgcggcgctccctcagtactgagcctctgacagtgcagcactccctcagtactgagcctctgacagtgcagcactccctcagtactgaccctctgacagtgcggcgctccctccgtactgaccctctgacagtgcggcattccctctgtactgatcctctgacagtgcggcactccctcagtactgaccctctgacagtgcggcgctccctcagcactgaccatcccatggtgcggcactccctgtcATTCCTCACCCTTGTATTTTTATATTGTATCAGTTTCCAGCTCAAGCCTATGGTTGAAGAGATGTTGAAtagatcattttctgtttttcatgcAATCTCATATCGCTCACAGTTGGTCGCTGGCCAAAATTACTTTGTGAAGGTACGTCAACAGATATAACATGCATTTATACTGCAGTTTGAAGAAAGGAAAATCACGCAGGATACTCGGCATGTTACTCAGACAGAAAATTTGAGAATGACCGAAAGGAATATCGGACACATTTGGGATAGCTTGTTTAAAAGCAGAAGGTTCAGTAAAATCTTAAGCCATGTTCTCCAGGTTTATGGAGGGTTTTCTAGAGTTTAGAGTACAGGCTGCAGAAGGCATGGCAGACACCATTGGAAATCGGGGATTAGCAAGAA
This Mustelus asterias unplaced genomic scaffold, sMusAst1.hap1.1 HAP1_SCAFFOLD_1390, whole genome shotgun sequence DNA region includes the following protein-coding sequences:
- the LOC144488228 gene encoding cystatin-B-like; this translates as MATQEVVGGLVKLSAVSCEIQAIVRSLKPMVEEMLNRSFSVFHAISYRSQLVAGQNYFVKVVVGDGDDYIHIRVLEPLPHTGEQPSLHKIESDKKLFDEISYFSESPHTQGTTCSSLC